Proteins found in one Canis aureus isolate CA01 chromosome 19, VMU_Caureus_v.1.0, whole genome shotgun sequence genomic segment:
- the HYAL2 gene encoding hyaluronidase-2, protein MWAGLGPAVTLALVVVAWAAQLKPTAPPIFTGRPFVVAWDVPTQDCGPRLKVPLDLKAFDVQASPNEGFVNQNITIFYHDRLGLYPRFSSVGRSVHGGVPQNGSLWAHLKMLQEHVEHYIRSQEPAGLAVIDWEDWRPVWVRNWQDKDIYRQSSRQLVAVRHPDWPADRVVKQAQYEFEFAARQFMLETLRFVKAVRPRHLWGFYLFPDCYNHDYVQNWETYTGRCPDVEVSRNDQLAWLWAESTALFPSVYLDETLASSTHGRNFVSFRVQEALRVAHTHHANHALPVYVFTRPTYSRRLTGLSEMDLISTIGESAALGAAGVILWGDAGYTTSTETCQYLKDYLKRLLVPYVVNVSWAAQYCSWAQCHGHGRCVRRDPSANTFLHLSASSFRLVPSHVPGEPQLRPEGELSWADLNHLQTHFRCQCYLGWGGEQCQWDHTRAAGGARGAWAGSHLTGPLAVAALVLTWTS, encoded by the exons ATGTGGGCAGGCCTGGGCCCTGCCGTCACACTGGCCCTGGTGGTGGTGGCATGGGCCGCCCAGCTCAAACCCACAGCACCACCCATCTTTACCGGCCGGCCCTTTGTGGTAGCATGGGATGTGCCCACACAAGACTGTGGCCCTCGTCTCAAGGTACCACTGGACCTGAAGGCCTTTGATGTGCAGGCCTCACCCAATGAGGGTTTTGTGAACCAGAACATCACCATCTTCTACCATGACCGGCTGGGCCTGTATCCACGCTTCAGTTCAGTGGGGAGGTCTGTGCATGGTGGCGTGCCACAGAATGGCAGCCTCTGGGCACATCTGAAGATGCTGCAGGAACATGTGGAGCACTACATTCGTTCACAGGAGCCTGCAGGCCTGGCAGTCATCGACTGGGAGGACTGGCGGCCTGTGTGGGTGCGCAATTGGCAGGATAAGGACATATACCGCCAGTCATCGCGCCAGCTGGTGGCTGTTCGCCACCCTGACTGGCCTGCAGACCGTGTGGTGAAGCAGGCGCAGTACGAGTTTGAGTTTGCCGCCCGGCAGTTCATGCTGGAGACCCTGCGCTTCGTCAAGGCAGTTCGGCCACGGCACCTCTGGGGCTTCTACCTCTTCCCCGACTGTTACAACCACGACTATGTGCAGAACTGGGAGACCTACACCGGCCGCTGCCCTGACGTTGAGGTCTCCCGGAACGATCAGCTGGCCTGGCTCTGGGCCGAGAGCACAGCCCTCTTCCCTTCTGTTTACCTGGACGAGACGCTTGCGTCCTCCACCCATGGCCGCAACTTTGTCAGCTTCCGAGTTCAGGAGGCCCTTCGCGTGGCTCACACCCATCACGCCAACCATGCGCTCCCGGTCTACGTCTTCACACGACCCACCTATAGCCGCAGGCTCACAGGCCTTAGCGAG ATGGATCTCATCTCCACCATTGGTGAGAGTGCAGCCCTGGGCGCAGCCGGGGTCATCCTCTGGGGCGACGCAGGCTACACCACTAGCACG GAGACCTGCCAGTACCTCAAGGATTACCTGAAGCGGCTGCTGGTTCCCTACGTAGTCAACGTGTCCTGGGCCGCCCAGTATTGCAGTTGGGCACAGTGCCATGGCCACGGGCGCTGCGTACGCCGTGACCCCAGCGCCAATACCTTTCTGCACCTCAGTGCCAGCAGCTTCCGCCTGGTGCCTAGCCACGTACCTGGTGAGCCCCAGCTTCGACCAGAGGGCGAGCTCAGCTGGGCTGATCTCAATCACCTGCAGACACACTTCCGCTGCCAGTGCTACTTAGGCTGGGGTGGCGAGCAATGCCAGTGGGACCATACACGGGCAGCTGGGGGTGCCCGGGGGGCCTGGGCTGGGTCCCACCTCACCGGCCCGCTGGCTGTGGCAGCCCTGGTGCTCACCTGGACTTCATAG
- the IFRD2 gene encoding interferon-related developmental regulator 2 isoform X1 produces MPRARKGSAPRKGGQRRGAGTRSSTQADSGSSEDEAVSEARSTTSECPSLLSTTAEDSLGGDAVDEQGQQEDLEEKLKEYVDCLTDKSAKTRQGALESLRLALASRLLPDFLLERRLTLADALEKCLKKGKGEEQALAAAVLGLLCVQLGPGPKGEELFHSLQPLLVSVLSDGTASPAARLHCASALGLGCYVAAADVQDLVSCLNCLEGVFSRSCGTGGSTAPVVPTSLHGLLCAALQAWALLLTVCPSTHISHILDRQLPRLPQLLSSESVNLRIAAGETIALLFELARDLEEDFIYEDMEALCGTLRTLATDSNKYRAKADRRRQRSTFRAVLHFVEGGECEEESVRFGLEVLYVDSWARRRIYAAFKDVLGSGLHHHLQNNELLRDIFGLGPVLVLDATALKACKISRFEKHLYNAAAFKARTKARSRVRDKRADIL; encoded by the exons ATGCCCCGCGCTCGTAAGGGTAGCGCGCCCCGCAAGGGCGGCCAGCGCCGCGGAGCGG GTACCCGGAGCAGTACCCAAGCGGACTCAGGTTCCAGTGAGGATGAGGCTGTCAGTGAGGCCCGTAGCACCACCAGTGAATGCCCCAGCCTTCTTAGCACCACAGCAGAGGACAGCCTCG GGGGGGATGCCGTGGATGAGCAGGGCCAGCAGGAGGACCTTGAGGAGAAGTTGAAGGAGTATGTGGACTGCCTCACAGACAAGAG TGCCAAGACCCGGCAGGGTGCTCTTGAGAGCCTTCGCCTGGCCCTGGCATCCCGCTTACTCCCCGACTTCTTGCTGGAGCGCCGCCTCACGCTGGCCGATGCCTTGGAAAAGTGCCTCAAGAAAG GGAAGGGCGAGGAACAGGCACTGGCCGCTGCCGTGCTAGGCCTGCTCTGTGTGCAGCTGGGCCCGGGTCCCAAGGGCGAGGAGCTCTTTCACAGCCTGCAGCCCCTcctggtctctgtgctcagtgatgGCACAGCTAGCCCTGCCGCCCGGCTCCAT TGCGCTTCTGCTCTTGGCTTGGGGTGCTATGTGGCTGCTGCCGATGTCCAG GACCTGGTGTCTTGCCTCAACTGCTTGGAAGGTGTTTTCAGCCGGTCGTGTGGTACGGGTGGCTCCACAGcccctgtggtccccaccagccTGCACGGCCTGCTCTGTGCTGCCCTGCAAGCCTGGGCATTGCTCCTCACCGTCTGCCCCAGCACCCACATCAGCCACATCCTGGACAG gcaGCTGCCCCGGCTGCCCCAGCTCTTGTCCAGCGAAAGCGTGAACCTGCGAATCGCTGCCGGCGAGACCATCGCACTGCTCTTTGAGCTTGCCCGGGACCTTGAG gaggattttatttatgaggaCATGGAGGCCCTCTGTGGCACCCTGCGGACCCTGGCCACCGACAGCAACAAATACCGTGCCAAGGCTGACCGCCGGCGGCAGCGCTCTACCTTCCGCGCCGTGCTGCACTTCGTTGAG GGTGGTGAGTGTGAGGAAGAGTCGGTACGCTTTGGTCTCGAGGTGCTCTATGTAGACAGCTGGGCTCGGCGCCGCATCTACGCCGCCTTCAAGGACGTGCTGGGATCAGGCTTGCACCACCACCTCCAG AACAATGAGCTACTCCGTGACATCTTTGGCCTGGGCCCTGTGCTGGTGCTGGATGCCACTGCCCTGAAGGCCTGCAAGATCTCACGTTTTGAGAAG CACTTATACAACGCGGCTGCCTTCAAAGCCCGAACCAAGGCGCGCAGCCGTGTGCGGGACAAGCGGGCAGACATCCTCTGA
- the HYAL1 gene encoding hyaluronidase-1, with product MWRMRPFSPEVSLDSSSAMAVHLLPTYALFLTLLGTAQGSRSSVVPNQPFTTIWNANTQWCLEKYGVDVDVSVFDVVANPGQTFRGPDMTIFYSYQLGTYPYYTSAGEPVFGGLPQNASLDTHLVHSFQDIQAAIPESDFSGLAVIDWEAWRPRWAFNWDSKDIYRQRSRALVRGQHPDWPATRVEAAARDQFQKAAQAWMAGTLKLGQALRPRGLWGFYGFPDCYNYDFLSPNYTGECPPGIGAQNDQLGWLWRQSRALYPSIYLPTELEGTGKGQMYVRHRVGEAFRVAEDVGDPYLPVLPYAQIFYDNTNRVLPLDELEHSLGESAAQGAAGVVLWVSWENTRTKESCQAIKEYVDTTLGPFILNVTSGVLLCSQALCSGHGRCVRRPSYPEALLFLNPTSFSIQLPPGGRPLTLQGALSREDRMRMAVEFQCRCYRGWKGVRCEQQGMR from the exons ATGTGGAGGATGAGGCCCTTCAGCCCTGAG GTTTCCCTAGACTCATCCTCTGCCATGGCAGTCCATCTGCTTCCCACCTATGCCCTCTTCCTGACCTTGCTCGGCACCGCCCAAGGCTCCAGGAGCTCCGTGGTACCCAACCAGCCCTTCACCACCATCTGGAACGCAAACACCCAGTGGTGCCTGGAGAAATACGGCGTGGATGTGGATGTCAGTGTCTTCGATGTGGTGGCCAACCCAGGGCAGACCTTCCGTGGCCCCGACATGACCATTTTCTACAGCTACCAGCTGGGCACCTACCCATATTACACATCTGCTGGGGAGCCTGTGTTTGGTGGCCTGCCCCAGAATGCCAGCctggatacccacctggtccaCTCATTCCAGGACATTCAGGCTGCCATACCTGAGTCTGACTTCTCAGGACTGGCGGTCATCGACTGGGAGGCATGGCGCCCACGCTGGGCCTTCAACTGGGACAGCAAGGACATTTACCGGCAGCGCTCACGGGCACTGGTACGGGGGCAGCATCCAGACTGGCCAGCTACTCGGGTGGAGGCAGCAGCTCGGGACCAGTTCCAGAAAGCTGCACAGGCCTGGATGGCAGGCACCCTCAAGCTGGGCCAAGCACTGAGGCCTCGTGGCCTCTGGGGCTTCTATGGCTTCCCTGACTGCTATAACTATGATTTTCTAAGCCCCAACTATACAGGCGAGTGCCCACCAGGTATTGGTGCCCAGAATGACCAACTGGGATGGCTATGGCGCCAGAGCCGTGCCCTCTACCCCAGCATCTACTTGCCCACAGAGCTGGAGGGCACAGGGAAGGGACAGATGTATGTGCGGCACCGTGTAGGCGAGGCATTCCGTGTGGCTGAGGATGTTGGGGACCCCTATCTGCCAGTGCTGCCCTATGCTCAGATCTTCTATGACAACACGAACCGCGTTCTGCCCCTG GACGAACTGGAGCACAGCCTAGGGGAAAGTGCAGCCCAGGGGGCAGCAGGAGTGGTGCTCTGGGTAAGCTGGGAGAACACAAGAACCAAG GAATCATGCCAGGCCATCAAGGAGTATGTGGACACCACCCTGGGGCCCTTCATCCTCAACGTGACCAGTGGGGTTCTTCTGTGCAGTCAAGCCCTATGCTCAGGCCATGGTCGCTGTGTCAGGCGCCCTAGCTACCCTGAGGCCCTCCTCTTCCTCAACCCCACCAGTTTCTCCATCCAGCTCCCTCCTGGTGGCAGGCCCTTGACCCTACAAGGTGCCCTCTCCCGTGAGGATCGGATGAGGATGGCTGTGGAGTTTCAATGTCGCTGCTATCGTGGCTGGAAGGGAGTGCGGTGTGAGCAGCAGGGCATGCGGTAA
- the IFRD2 gene encoding interferon-related developmental regulator 2 isoform X2, with product MERSQETRPGTGTRSSTQADSGSSEDEAVSEARSTTSECPSLLSTTAEDSLGGDAVDEQGQQEDLEEKLKEYVDCLTDKSAKTRQGALESLRLALASRLLPDFLLERRLTLADALEKCLKKGKGEEQALAAAVLGLLCVQLGPGPKGEELFHSLQPLLVSVLSDGTASPAARLHCASALGLGCYVAAADVQDLVSCLNCLEGVFSRSCGTGGSTAPVVPTSLHGLLCAALQAWALLLTVCPSTHISHILDRQLPRLPQLLSSESVNLRIAAGETIALLFELARDLEEDFIYEDMEALCGTLRTLATDSNKYRAKADRRRQRSTFRAVLHFVEGGECEEESVRFGLEVLYVDSWARRRIYAAFKDVLGSGLHHHLQNNELLRDIFGLGPVLVLDATALKACKISRFEKHLYNAAAFKARTKARSRVRDKRADIL from the exons ATGGAGAGGTCACAGGAGACCCGTCCAGGGACAG GTACCCGGAGCAGTACCCAAGCGGACTCAGGTTCCAGTGAGGATGAGGCTGTCAGTGAGGCCCGTAGCACCACCAGTGAATGCCCCAGCCTTCTTAGCACCACAGCAGAGGACAGCCTCG GGGGGGATGCCGTGGATGAGCAGGGCCAGCAGGAGGACCTTGAGGAGAAGTTGAAGGAGTATGTGGACTGCCTCACAGACAAGAG TGCCAAGACCCGGCAGGGTGCTCTTGAGAGCCTTCGCCTGGCCCTGGCATCCCGCTTACTCCCCGACTTCTTGCTGGAGCGCCGCCTCACGCTGGCCGATGCCTTGGAAAAGTGCCTCAAGAAAG GGAAGGGCGAGGAACAGGCACTGGCCGCTGCCGTGCTAGGCCTGCTCTGTGTGCAGCTGGGCCCGGGTCCCAAGGGCGAGGAGCTCTTTCACAGCCTGCAGCCCCTcctggtctctgtgctcagtgatgGCACAGCTAGCCCTGCCGCCCGGCTCCAT TGCGCTTCTGCTCTTGGCTTGGGGTGCTATGTGGCTGCTGCCGATGTCCAG GACCTGGTGTCTTGCCTCAACTGCTTGGAAGGTGTTTTCAGCCGGTCGTGTGGTACGGGTGGCTCCACAGcccctgtggtccccaccagccTGCACGGCCTGCTCTGTGCTGCCCTGCAAGCCTGGGCATTGCTCCTCACCGTCTGCCCCAGCACCCACATCAGCCACATCCTGGACAG gcaGCTGCCCCGGCTGCCCCAGCTCTTGTCCAGCGAAAGCGTGAACCTGCGAATCGCTGCCGGCGAGACCATCGCACTGCTCTTTGAGCTTGCCCGGGACCTTGAG gaggattttatttatgaggaCATGGAGGCCCTCTGTGGCACCCTGCGGACCCTGGCCACCGACAGCAACAAATACCGTGCCAAGGCTGACCGCCGGCGGCAGCGCTCTACCTTCCGCGCCGTGCTGCACTTCGTTGAG GGTGGTGAGTGTGAGGAAGAGTCGGTACGCTTTGGTCTCGAGGTGCTCTATGTAGACAGCTGGGCTCGGCGCCGCATCTACGCCGCCTTCAAGGACGTGCTGGGATCAGGCTTGCACCACCACCTCCAG AACAATGAGCTACTCCGTGACATCTTTGGCCTGGGCCCTGTGCTGGTGCTGGATGCCACTGCCCTGAAGGCCTGCAAGATCTCACGTTTTGAGAAG CACTTATACAACGCGGCTGCCTTCAAAGCCCGAACCAAGGCGCGCAGCCGTGTGCGGGACAAGCGGGCAGACATCCTCTGA
- the HYAL3 gene encoding hyaluronidase-3 isoform X1 — translation MIMRLGLALVLGVALCLGFDQLPLWAPERPFSVLWNIPSAHCKTRFGVHLPLEALGITANRGQRFRGQNITIFYKNQLGLYPYLGPRGITHNGGIPQVVPLDRHLARAAYQIHRSLGRGFTGLAVLDWEEWSPLWAGNWGRRRAYQAASWAWAQRVFPHLDPQEQFHKARAGFERAARALMEDTLRLGQALQPHGFWGFYRFPACSNGWHGTASNYTGHCHPAALARNTQLHWLWAASSALFPSIYLPPRLPPTHHQAFVRYRLEEAFRVAFIGHPHPLPVLAYARLTYRSTGRFLSQDDLVQTIGVSAALGAAGVVLWGDLSFSSSEEKCWHLRDYLVDTLGPYVINVTRAAIACSHQQCHGHGRCAWQDGGQLEAFLHLQPDGSPGAWESFSCRCYPGWAGPTCQEPRPAARPE, via the exons ATGATCATGCGGCTGGGCCTGGCCCTGGTGCTTGGAGTGGCCCTGTGCCTGGGGTTTGACCAGCTTCCCCTGTGGGCTCCTGAACGCCCCTTCTCTGTGCTATGGAACATACCCTCAGCACACTGTAAGACCCGCTTTGGTGTGCACCTGCCACTAGAGGCCCTGGGCATCACAGCCAACCGTGGCCAGCGTTTCCGTGGCCAGAACATCACCATCTTCTACAAGAACCAGCTCGGCCTCTATCCCTACCTTGGACCCAGGGGCATAACTCACAATGGGGGCATCCCCCAGGTTGTCCCTCTTGACCGCCACCTGGCCCGGGCTGCCTACCAGATCCATCGAAGCCTAGGTCGTGGCTTCACTGGCTTGGCAGTGCTAGACTGGGAGGAATGGAGCCCACTTTGGGCTGGGAACTGGGGCCGCCGCCGAGCCTATCAGGCAGCCTCATGGGCTTGGGCACAACGGGTATTCCCCCACCTGGACCCCCAGGAGCAGTTCCACAAGGCCCGTGCTGGCTTTGAACGGGCAGCCCGTGCCCTGATGGAGGACACACTGAGGCTGGGCCAGGCACTGCAGCCCCATGGGTTCTGGGGCTTCTATCGCTTCCCAGCCTGTAGCAATGGCTGGCATGGTACTGCTTCCAATTATACAGGCCACTGCCACCCAGCTGCTCTCGCCCGCAACACCCAACTTCATTGGCTCTGGGCTGCCTCCAGCGCCCTCTTCCCTAGCATCTacctcccacccaggctgccacctACTCACCACCAGGCATTTGTCCGATACCGCCTGGAGGAGGCCTTCCGTGTAGCTTTCATTGGGCACCCACATCCCCTGCCTGTCCTAGCCTATGCCCGCCTCACATATCGGAGCACTGGGAGGTTCCTGTCCCAG GATGACCTTGTGCAGACCATTGGTGTGAGTGCAGCACTAGGGGCAGCCGGCGTGGTGCTCTGGGGGGACCTGAGCTTCTCCAGCTCTGAG gAGAAGTGCTGGCATCTCCGTGACTACCTAGTGGACACCCTGGGCCCCTATGTAATCAACGTGACCAGGGCAGCCATAGCCTGCAGTCACCAGCAGTGCCATGGCCATGGGCGCTGTGCCTGGCAAGATGGAGGACAGCTGGAAGCCTTTCTGCACCTGCAGCCAGATGGCAGCCCTGGAGCCTGGGAGTCCTTTAGTTGCCGATGTTATCCGGGCTGGGCTGGCCCTACCTGCCAGGAGCCCAGGCCTGCAGCTAGGCCTGAATAA
- the HYAL3 gene encoding hyaluronidase-3 isoform X2 yields MIMRLGLALVLGVALCLGFDQLPLWAPERPFSVLWNIPSAHCKTRFGVHLPLEALGITANRGQRFRGQNITIFYKNQLGLYPYLGPRGITHNGGIPQVVPLDRHLARAAYQIHRSLGRGFTGLAVLDWEEWSPLWAGNWGRRRAYQAASWAWAQRVFPHLDPQEQFHKARAGFERAARALMEDTLRLGQALQPHGFWGFYRFPACSNGWHGTASNYTGHCHPAALARNTQLHWLWAASSALFPSIYLPPRLPPTHHQAFVRYRLEEAFRVAFIGHPHPLPVLAYARLTYRSTGRFLSQEKCWHLRDYLVDTLGPYVINVTRAAIACSHQQCHGHGRCAWQDGGQLEAFLHLQPDGSPGAWESFSCRCYPGWAGPTCQEPRPAARPE; encoded by the exons ATGATCATGCGGCTGGGCCTGGCCCTGGTGCTTGGAGTGGCCCTGTGCCTGGGGTTTGACCAGCTTCCCCTGTGGGCTCCTGAACGCCCCTTCTCTGTGCTATGGAACATACCCTCAGCACACTGTAAGACCCGCTTTGGTGTGCACCTGCCACTAGAGGCCCTGGGCATCACAGCCAACCGTGGCCAGCGTTTCCGTGGCCAGAACATCACCATCTTCTACAAGAACCAGCTCGGCCTCTATCCCTACCTTGGACCCAGGGGCATAACTCACAATGGGGGCATCCCCCAGGTTGTCCCTCTTGACCGCCACCTGGCCCGGGCTGCCTACCAGATCCATCGAAGCCTAGGTCGTGGCTTCACTGGCTTGGCAGTGCTAGACTGGGAGGAATGGAGCCCACTTTGGGCTGGGAACTGGGGCCGCCGCCGAGCCTATCAGGCAGCCTCATGGGCTTGGGCACAACGGGTATTCCCCCACCTGGACCCCCAGGAGCAGTTCCACAAGGCCCGTGCTGGCTTTGAACGGGCAGCCCGTGCCCTGATGGAGGACACACTGAGGCTGGGCCAGGCACTGCAGCCCCATGGGTTCTGGGGCTTCTATCGCTTCCCAGCCTGTAGCAATGGCTGGCATGGTACTGCTTCCAATTATACAGGCCACTGCCACCCAGCTGCTCTCGCCCGCAACACCCAACTTCATTGGCTCTGGGCTGCCTCCAGCGCCCTCTTCCCTAGCATCTacctcccacccaggctgccacctACTCACCACCAGGCATTTGTCCGATACCGCCTGGAGGAGGCCTTCCGTGTAGCTTTCATTGGGCACCCACATCCCCTGCCTGTCCTAGCCTATGCCCGCCTCACATATCGGAGCACTGGGAGGTTCCTGTCCCAG gAGAAGTGCTGGCATCTCCGTGACTACCTAGTGGACACCCTGGGCCCCTATGTAATCAACGTGACCAGGGCAGCCATAGCCTGCAGTCACCAGCAGTGCCATGGCCATGGGCGCTGTGCCTGGCAAGATGGAGGACAGCTGGAAGCCTTTCTGCACCTGCAGCCAGATGGCAGCCCTGGAGCCTGGGAGTCCTTTAGTTGCCGATGTTATCCGGGCTGGGCTGGCCCTACCTGCCAGGAGCCCAGGCCTGCAGCTAGGCCTGAATAA
- the NAA80 gene encoding N-alpha-acetyltransferase 80, whose protein sequence is MSVPPRPPSERVRSPCPPPPHACGARVAVSSRTPSLRLSFPPRACRATPTQLSSRSTPPRLNGRAPLGSEEIPVSGACTLNLQPASETPATQQERTLAPSLTQLSLVRNLHVELTLSPRVAELTPGSACHPEMTLSPGSTKLTLEPAHQPEETPVPSLAELTLEPVHCRPELLDACADLINEQWPRSRASRLHSLGQSSDAFPLCLMLLSPRPTPEAAPIVVGHARLSRVLDRPQSLLVETVVVARALRGRGFGRRLMEGLEDFAQARGFRRLHLTTHDQLQFYAHLGYHLGEPVQGLVFTSRRLSATLLRAFPRAPSPRPPYKAPSVTAQTAPRAHKGPSLPPPPPLPEPLTSSLPPPAGLPPQSLLETQYQDLRGCPIFWMEKDI, encoded by the exons ATGTCAGTACCTCCCCGTCCCCCCTCGGAGCGTGTTCGTTCTCCctgccccccgcctccccacGCGTGCGGCGCTCGAGTGGCTGTGTCGTCCCGCACGCCCTCCCTGCGTCTGTCGTTCCCTCCCAGAGCGTGCCGAGCCACACCCACCCAGCTAAGCTCCCGAAGTACCCCCCCAAGACTCAACG GAAGAGCACCTTTGGGCTCTGAGGAGATCCCAGTGTCTGGAGCCTGTACCCTTAATCTCCAGCCTGCGAGTGAGACACCTGCAACCCAGCAGGAGAGGACCTTGGCTCCTAGCCTGACTCAGCTGAGCCTGGTCCGGAACTTACATGTAG AACTGACCCTGAGCCCCAGGGTAGCTGAGCTGACCCCGGGTTCTGCATGCCATCCAGAGATGACCCTCAGTCCTGGCTCAACCAAGCTGACCCTGGAGCCCGCACACCAGCCAGAGGAGACCCCCGTCCCCAGCCTGGCTGAGCTGACCCTGGAGCCTGTGCACTGCCGACCTGAGCTCCTGGATGCCTGTGCCGACCTCATCAATGAGCAGTGGCCCCGCAGCCGTGCCTCCCGCCTGCACTCCTTGGGCCAGTCCTCAGAtgccttccccctctgcctgatGCTGCTGAGCCCCCGCCCCACACCCGAGGCAGCCCCCATTGTGGTGGGTCATGCCCGCTTGTCACGGGTGCTGGACCGGCCCCAGAGCCTCCTAGTGGAGACAGTGGTGGTGGCCCGGGCTCTGAGGGGCCGCGGCTTTGGTCGCCGCCTTATGGAAGGCCTGGAGGATTTTGCTCAGGCCCGGGGCTTCCGCCGGCTGCACCTCACCACCCACGACCAGCTGCAGTTCTATGCCCACCTGGGCTATCACCTGGGTGAGCCTGTGCAGGGCCTAGTCTTCACTAGCCGACGGCTATCTGCCACCCTGCTCAGGGCCTTTCCCAGAGCCCCCTCTCCCCGGCCACCCTACAAGGCTCCTAGTGTAACTGCCCAAACTGCCCCAAGAGCCCACAAGGGGCCATCGttgccaccaccccctcccctgcctgagCCCTTGacctcctctctcccacctcccGCTGGGCTCCCTCCACAAAGCCTGCTGGAGACTCAGTACCAGGATCTGAGAGGATGCCCCATATTCTGGATGGAAAAGGACATCTGA
- the LSMEM2 gene encoding leucine-rich single-pass membrane protein 2 isoform X2 encodes MALTQSPRSKAPPAPNHIEEVRLHQVESISDLHSGGSLHPYLAEQVQPWDELLGILPPSLCAQAGCSPVQGRGGFLLLLALLVLTCLALAILAVYLSVLQSESLRMLAHTLRTQEETILKLRLASLSQLRRLNSTEAQAPS; translated from the exons ATGGCACTGACGCAGAGTCCGAGGAGCAAGGCACCACCAGCCCCCAACCACATAGAGGAGGTGCGCCTGCACCAGGTGGAATCCATCAGCGACCTACACAGCGGAG GTTCGCTGCACCCCTATCTGGCCGAGCAGGTGCAGCCGTGGGACGAGCTACTGGGCATCTTGCCACCATCGCTGTGTGCCCAGGCTGGCTGCAGTCCTGTGCAAGGCCGGGGAGGCTTCCTGTTGCTGCTGGCATTGCTGGTGCTCACCTGCCTGGCTCTCGCCATCCTGGCTGTCTATCTGAGCG TGCTGCAGAGTGAATCTCTCCGCATGCTGGCACACACACTTCGCACTCAGGAGGAGACGATACTCAAACTCCGGCTCGCCAGCCTCAGCCAGCTGCGGAGGCTCAACTCCACTGAGGCCCAAGCACCCAGCTGA
- the LSMEM2 gene encoding leucine-rich single-pass membrane protein 2 isoform X1, with product MPEETEDTMALTQSPRSKAPPAPNHIEEVRLHQVESISDLHSGGSLHPYLAEQVQPWDELLGILPPSLCAQAGCSPVQGRGGFLLLLALLVLTCLALAILAVYLSVLQSESLRMLAHTLRTQEETILKLRLASLSQLRRLNSTEAQAPS from the exons ATGCCTGAGGAGACAGAAG ACACCATGGCACTGACGCAGAGTCCGAGGAGCAAGGCACCACCAGCCCCCAACCACATAGAGGAGGTGCGCCTGCACCAGGTGGAATCCATCAGCGACCTACACAGCGGAG GTTCGCTGCACCCCTATCTGGCCGAGCAGGTGCAGCCGTGGGACGAGCTACTGGGCATCTTGCCACCATCGCTGTGTGCCCAGGCTGGCTGCAGTCCTGTGCAAGGCCGGGGAGGCTTCCTGTTGCTGCTGGCATTGCTGGTGCTCACCTGCCTGGCTCTCGCCATCCTGGCTGTCTATCTGAGCG TGCTGCAGAGTGAATCTCTCCGCATGCTGGCACACACACTTCGCACTCAGGAGGAGACGATACTCAAACTCCGGCTCGCCAGCCTCAGCCAGCTGCGGAGGCTCAACTCCACTGAGGCCCAAGCACCCAGCTGA